The Leptospira sp. WS39.C2 genome contains a region encoding:
- a CDS encoding tRNA (guanosine(46)-N(7))-methyltransferase TrmB yields MLVNPEIQEKLWKFTTKTSYNSDYLLKPNERGKKIDLKNSFPAQTKHFVLELGSGWGEVAIELAKNDHQTGYLLMEKKVNRIIHTEKQRKTLGLENIRYMTVNFQWFFDELLEKEIFDKIIINFPDPWPKKKHRKNRLMQSYMLQQIYTLLKPGGELLFATDYGPYARKTISLFRNFPNFLWNDKEYEFERPGFPISFFEAEKRNEGKRIYYLKRTKPF; encoded by the coding sequence TTGTTAGTTAATCCAGAAATCCAAGAAAAACTTTGGAAGTTTACTACCAAAACTTCCTACAATTCAGACTATCTCCTGAAACCTAACGAACGGGGAAAAAAAATCGACCTAAAAAATTCTTTCCCAGCTCAAACCAAACACTTCGTTTTAGAGTTAGGTTCTGGTTGGGGTGAAGTTGCCATAGAATTGGCAAAAAATGACCACCAAACGGGATACCTACTCATGGAAAAAAAGGTAAACCGAATCATCCATACAGAAAAACAAAGGAAAACGTTAGGTTTAGAAAATATTCGTTATATGACCGTTAACTTCCAATGGTTCTTCGATGAACTTCTGGAGAAAGAAATTTTTGACAAAATCATTATCAATTTTCCTGATCCTTGGCCAAAGAAAAAACACCGTAAAAATAGACTTATGCAGTCCTATATGTTACAACAAATATACACGTTGTTAAAACCAGGTGGGGAACTTTTATTTGCGACTGACTATGGTCCTTACGCTAGAAAAACCATCTCTCTTTTCCGTAATTTTCCAAATTTTTTATGGAATGATAAAGAATATGAATTTGAAAGACCAGGGTTTCCAATCTCTTTTTTTGAAGCAGAAAAACGAAATGAAGGGAAACGGATTTATTACCTAAAACGAACCAAACCATTTTGA
- a CDS encoding NADP-dependent isocitrate dehydrogenase encodes MGKIKVKTPLVELDGDEMTRIIWKEIKDRFIHPYLDITLEYYDLGVEYRDKTDDQVTVDSANAIKKHGVGVKCATITPNADRVKEYNLKQEWKSPNGTIRAILDGTVFRKPIIIKNIPAAVNSWKKPIAIGRHAYGDIYRDVEILVDGPGKVELVYTDASGKEKQRLLVNEFKGAGVALAMHNLDESIKSFAKACFTYALSEKISIWFATKDTISKKYHARFRDIFDTMAKEQEAAMKAAGITYSYYLIDDAVAQIMKNEGGQLWALMNYDGDVMSDMVASGFGSLGLMTSVLVSPDGKYEYEAAHGTVTRHYRKYQKGETTSTNSVASIFAWTGALAKRGELDGTPDVVNFAHKLEEAIIETIEGGEMTKDLLSLSTAAKKTELDTFQFMEAVQKRLDAKLK; translated from the coding sequence ATGGGAAAAATTAAAGTAAAAACACCGTTAGTAGAGTTAGACGGCGATGAAATGACAAGGATTATCTGGAAAGAAATCAAAGATCGTTTTATCCACCCTTATTTAGATATTACATTAGAGTATTATGACTTAGGTGTTGAGTATCGTGATAAAACTGATGACCAAGTGACTGTTGATTCTGCAAATGCGATCAAAAAACATGGTGTTGGTGTTAAATGTGCGACTATCACTCCCAACGCAGACCGTGTAAAAGAATACAATTTAAAACAAGAGTGGAAGTCACCTAACGGAACTATACGTGCCATTTTAGATGGAACAGTTTTTCGTAAACCTATCATTATCAAAAATATCCCTGCAGCTGTAAATTCATGGAAAAAACCAATTGCGATTGGTCGTCATGCTTATGGTGATATTTATCGTGACGTAGAGATTCTGGTTGATGGCCCAGGAAAAGTTGAACTCGTTTATACTGACGCAAGTGGAAAAGAAAAACAAAGATTACTTGTGAATGAATTTAAAGGTGCAGGTGTTGCCCTTGCAATGCACAACTTAGATGAGTCCATTAAGTCGTTTGCAAAAGCATGTTTCACTTATGCCTTATCTGAAAAAATCAGCATCTGGTTTGCGACAAAAGACACTATCTCTAAAAAATACCATGCTCGTTTCCGTGATATCTTTGATACTATGGCAAAAGAACAAGAAGCCGCAATGAAAGCTGCTGGTATCACTTACAGTTATTACCTCATTGATGATGCGGTTGCGCAAATCATGAAAAACGAAGGTGGACAACTTTGGGCTCTCATGAACTACGATGGTGACGTAATGAGTGATATGGTTGCTTCTGGTTTTGGATCACTTGGTCTCATGACATCAGTTCTTGTGTCTCCAGACGGAAAATACGAATACGAAGCTGCACACGGAACTGTGACTCGCCACTATCGTAAGTACCAAAAAGGGGAAACCACATCTACAAACTCAGTTGCCTCTATTTTTGCATGGACAGGTGCTCTTGCAAAACGTGGTGAACTCGATGGAACACCAGATGTAGTGAATTTTGCTCACAAATTAGAAGAAGCGATCATCGAAACGATTGAAGGTGGGGAAATGACAAAAGATCTACTTTCTCTATCTACAGCTGCAAAAAAGACAGAATTGGATACCTTTCAATTTATGGAAGCAGTACAAAAACGTTTGGATGCAAAACTCAAATAA
- a CDS encoding MBL fold metallo-hydrolase: MKITLFGVRGSLPTPISKQEQREKTLKILHLAKEEWKKDPKGFSEEEFLNHLPIPLSQDLGGNTTCVLIEGDAGEKVILDMGTGIRVLGNQLAPEAFSGKEMDLHILVSHTHWDHIQGWPFFKPGYSPSVNIHFYSCIPNLEERLERQQHPENFPITFQQMASKKHFHLWKEFESYMLGGLKIIPFGLRHPGSCTGYRIREGNKIFLFCTDVEYREEDREHLLKMKPQIAGADLIIIDAQYSTAEAEKKIGWGHTAVSKAVEFAEMMEIRSVVLTHHEPDHTDHEVSRIILDEARLLKPGGMQVHIAHEGQKFIL; encoded by the coding sequence ATGAAAATAACTCTTTTTGGTGTGCGAGGTAGCCTTCCAACACCGATTTCAAAACAGGAACAACGAGAAAAAACCTTAAAAATTCTGCATTTAGCAAAAGAAGAATGGAAAAAAGATCCAAAAGGATTCTCCGAAGAAGAGTTTTTAAACCATCTACCAATCCCTTTATCCCAAGATTTAGGTGGGAATACTACTTGTGTCCTTATCGAAGGTGATGCGGGCGAAAAAGTCATTTTGGATATGGGGACTGGGATCCGAGTTTTGGGCAACCAACTTGCCCCTGAAGCCTTCAGTGGGAAAGAGATGGACCTTCATATACTTGTGTCTCACACTCACTGGGACCACATCCAAGGTTGGCCTTTTTTTAAACCTGGTTATTCACCATCTGTGAATATTCATTTTTACTCTTGTATCCCTAATTTAGAAGAAAGATTGGAAAGGCAACAACACCCAGAAAACTTCCCAATCACGTTTCAACAAATGGCTTCCAAAAAACATTTCCATCTTTGGAAAGAATTTGAATCTTATATGTTAGGTGGTCTAAAAATCATACCATTTGGACTTCGCCATCCTGGTTCCTGTACTGGTTATAGAATTAGAGAAGGGAATAAAATATTTTTGTTTTGTACGGATGTTGAATACCGAGAAGAAGACAGAGAACATCTATTAAAAATGAAACCTCAAATTGCAGGTGCAGACCTAATCATCATTGATGCTCAATATAGCACGGCTGAGGCAGAGAAAAAAATTGGTTGGGGACATACAGCCGTAAGTAAGGCAGTTGAATTTGCAGAGATGATGGAGATTCGTTCCGTTGTTTTAACTCATCATGAACCAGACCATACCGATCATGAAGTTTCTCGTATCATTTTGGATGAAGCTCGGTTATTAAAACCTGGTGGGATGCAAGTTCATATTGCTCACGAAGGCCAAAAGTTTATTTTATAA
- a CDS encoding adenylate/guanylate cyclase domain-containing protein translates to MTNESKSLLDTFMDWYLVELPKIDSPAVLFHSYIQYLQSLGLQITRGNMGTKTLHPQVETLAYLWAPNDQKDVFDIQVNSLFHSSTFHEFPDSSIRVTKFRLGSIQSSQFIASPIQYVLTTKKTYYYQFENGFNGEYPYPILEELAPSGATGYLAVPVIQKGNSYAFLSLLTKKPDGFTNVEIDFLTKSLNLVALKWWTFIQSELTESLLSIYLGKRTGSTVYSGKIYLGELENIQSVIWFSDIRNYSGISESLSPKEVIQLLNDYFGVAIPQIEKFGGEVLKLLGDGILAVFPYHNKNKRVVGKKVLLAVRKLGEELNKINTLRMTDGKIPIHHGVGLHSGEILYGNIGSMDRLDFTVIGEAVNLTSRIAGMCGELGKAVLASENLAHQIPVRWEELGEHKLKGISSPKKIYAISEKKKIKSK, encoded by the coding sequence ATGACTAACGAATCCAAATCTTTACTCGATACATTTATGGATTGGTATCTGGTGGAACTTCCAAAAATAGATTCCCCAGCTGTTTTATTCCATTCATATATTCAATACTTACAATCATTAGGCCTTCAAATTACTCGTGGGAATATGGGTACAAAAACTTTGCATCCACAAGTAGAAACATTGGCATACCTTTGGGCACCTAACGACCAAAAAGATGTCTTTGACATTCAAGTGAATTCTTTATTCCATTCAAGTACGTTCCACGAGTTTCCAGATTCATCTATTCGAGTCACTAAATTTAGGTTAGGTTCCATTCAGTCATCACAATTCATCGCAAGTCCAATTCAATATGTTTTAACTACTAAAAAAACATATTATTATCAATTTGAAAATGGATTTAATGGTGAATATCCTTACCCAATATTAGAGGAGTTGGCTCCATCAGGTGCGACTGGATATTTAGCAGTACCTGTCATACAAAAGGGAAATAGTTATGCTTTCCTGAGTTTGTTAACAAAAAAACCGGATGGATTTACGAATGTTGAAATTGATTTTTTAACAAAATCATTAAATTTAGTCGCACTAAAATGGTGGACTTTCATCCAGTCAGAGCTCACCGAATCGTTGTTAAGCATCTATTTAGGCAAAAGAACTGGTTCAACAGTATATTCTGGGAAAATCTATTTAGGTGAGTTGGAAAATATCCAATCCGTAATTTGGTTTTCCGATATTCGAAACTATTCAGGTATTAGTGAATCACTTTCTCCAAAAGAGGTGATTCAATTGTTAAATGATTATTTTGGCGTAGCCATACCACAAATCGAAAAATTCGGTGGAGAGGTATTAAAATTATTAGGAGATGGAATTCTTGCTGTTTTCCCATATCACAATAAAAATAAACGTGTCGTTGGTAAAAAAGTACTGCTCGCTGTACGTAAATTAGGTGAAGAGCTTAATAAAATAAATACTTTAAGAATGACAGATGGAAAAATTCCAATCCATCACGGAGTGGGACTTCATTCTGGCGAAATCTTATATGGAAATATTGGGTCTATGGATCGGCTAGATTTTACAGTTATCGGAGAAGCTGTGAATTTAACCAGTCGGATTGCGGGAATGTGTGGCGAGTTAGGAAAAGCAGTATTGGCATCTGAAAATTTGGCGCACCAAATCCCTGTTCGTTGGGAAGAACTTGGTGAACATAAGTTAAAAGGAATCAGTTCGCCTAAAAAAATCTATGCAATTTCTGAAAAGAAAAAGATCAAATCAAAGTAA
- a CDS encoding glycosyltransferase has protein sequence MKKKNLSIVIPCYRESKRLPTYLNSLVEMFQGNPNVNFIIIDDGSPHKEFSKLKQKIQNILSNPQFTLFHYEKNIGKGHAIQYGLEKTEGNYLGFIDADGATPAYEVKRMWDHINIHNEIDLIVGSRIPMHGKTVKKSFHRHIANRIFSFYFHKIFEIQIYDPQCGCKIFKRSSYDKIKGKITDLRWLWDTQLLILFHRNHQTIVEFPIDWNEIPNSKFSFFKDSFSVLLSIWKYRKLK, from the coding sequence ATGAAGAAAAAAAACTTGAGCATTGTGATCCCTTGTTATCGAGAATCCAAGCGGTTACCGACGTATCTCAATTCATTGGTCGAAATGTTCCAAGGAAATCCTAATGTAAATTTTATCATTATAGATGACGGCAGTCCCCATAAGGAATTTTCAAAACTCAAACAAAAAATCCAAAACATTTTATCGAATCCTCAATTCACGCTGTTTCATTATGAAAAAAATATCGGCAAAGGGCATGCCATCCAATATGGATTGGAAAAAACAGAAGGAAACTATTTAGGTTTTATTGACGCTGATGGAGCCACACCTGCTTATGAAGTAAAAAGAATGTGGGACCACATCAACATTCATAATGAAATTGATTTAATTGTCGGGTCTAGAATTCCAATGCACGGAAAAACGGTGAAAAAATCTTTCCATCGGCATATAGCAAACAGAATTTTTTCTTTCTATTTTCATAAAATATTCGAGATCCAAATCTATGACCCCCAATGCGGGTGCAAAATTTTCAAACGCTCAAGTTACGACAAAATCAAAGGAAAAATAACAGACTTACGATGGTTATGGGACACACAACTTTTAATTCTTTTTCACAGAAATCATCAAACTATTGTAGAATTTCCAATCGATTGGAATGAGATTCCTAATTCCAAATTTAGTTTTTTTAAAGATTCATTTTCTGTTTTACTTTCTATTTGGAAATACAGAAAATTAAAATAA
- a CDS encoding LLM class flavin-dependent oxidoreductase yields the protein MNPIPKAPTIRSEETSVEVAWFCDLCNGDYEFLGVPDGNLRSSFEHCANIIRTADELGYQNILLPSSYQTGQDTLTFAAAASQFTKQISLLTAIRCGEIHPPMLARTLSTLDHMLKGRLNINIISSDLPGTVRDSKTRYEISKEVIQILQQGWTRDRIQFEGKHYQFDLTADPVKSYQDNGGPLLYFGGISEDARALCAEFCDVFLMWPETEERLADTMKDLSLRAANFGRKIDFGLRIHLIVRDTETEAKDAAKRLLSKLDIEKAYDIKHRALDSNSAGVLRQDELRKTAGSDLFIEPMIWSGIGLARSGCGSAIVGTPEQVYEKIQRYIQMGIRAFIFSGYPLIEESKLFANKVLPKLKTINFAEAQGRIPKGIPVTPLTTGERK from the coding sequence ATGAATCCGATTCCCAAAGCACCCACCATTCGCTCTGAAGAAACTTCTGTAGAAGTTGCCTGGTTTTGTGACCTTTGTAATGGAGATTACGAATTTTTAGGTGTCCCTGATGGAAATCTACGTTCCAGTTTTGAACATTGTGCCAATATCATTCGCACTGCAGATGAATTAGGTTACCAAAATATTCTTTTGCCTTCTTCCTACCAAACAGGCCAAGATACATTAACTTTTGCAGCAGCAGCATCCCAATTCACAAAACAAATTTCACTCCTAACAGCGATTCGTTGTGGTGAAATCCATCCACCGATGCTTGCAAGAACATTATCCACATTGGATCATATGTTAAAAGGAAGACTCAATATCAACATCATCTCTTCCGACCTACCAGGTACGGTGCGTGATTCTAAAACTAGATACGAGATTTCTAAAGAAGTCATACAAATTTTGCAACAAGGTTGGACAAGAGACCGAATCCAGTTTGAAGGAAAACACTATCAGTTTGATTTAACGGCTGACCCAGTGAAGTCGTACCAAGACAATGGTGGGCCATTATTATACTTCGGAGGGATCTCAGAAGATGCTAGGGCTTTATGTGCGGAATTTTGTGATGTATTTTTGATGTGGCCTGAAACAGAAGAAAGACTCGCCGATACAATGAAAGATTTAAGTTTACGTGCGGCAAATTTCGGGCGAAAAATTGATTTTGGACTTCGAATTCATTTGATTGTAAGGGATACGGAAACCGAAGCGAAAGATGCCGCAAAACGTTTGTTATCAAAACTTGACATAGAAAAGGCATACGATATCAAACATAGAGCACTTGATTCTAATTCTGCCGGAGTATTACGCCAAGATGAACTTCGTAAGACTGCTGGTTCTGATTTATTCATTGAACCTATGATTTGGTCTGGGATTGGGCTTGCTAGGTCTGGTTGTGGCTCTGCAATCGTTGGCACTCCAGAACAAGTTTACGAAAAAATCCAAAGATACATTCAAATGGGAATTCGTGCATTTATATTTTCAGGTTATCCTTTAATAGAAGAATCAAAGTTATTCGCAAACAAAGTTTTACCAAAACTAAAAACGATCAATTTTGCAGAAGCACAAGGTAGAATACCAAAAGGAATTCCCGTAACACCTCTGACAACTGGAGAAAGAAAATAA
- a CDS encoding rhomboid family intramembrane serine protease: MIILEKANQKHRFPIVTICFIFLTLFTLLFDSYDSYSFTPKKDFGISFVTSYFFNSTFTEWLTNVIYLYMFADNVEDVVGHFTFFFLFFLFGLIGNLTYFFFHTNSILPVIGTSAVVSGFLGMYYVFFPNVKSTMVFEKVSLNNVPIFLSLSIWILVQTYLYLVELHYEVRSTYIGQVVTFFIGMLLAHVLVRNQVLDRLEHNLRISTFQNKTVLCPSCNHPIPIQKYGRIHCSTCQTNFFFDRTGKKFLP; this comes from the coding sequence ATGATCATACTAGAAAAAGCAAATCAAAAACATAGATTCCCTATTGTAACCATCTGTTTCATCTTTTTAACTTTGTTTACGTTATTATTCGATTCTTATGATTCCTATTCATTTACACCGAAAAAAGATTTCGGAATTAGCTTTGTGACATCTTATTTTTTTAATTCAACATTTACGGAATGGCTAACGAACGTAATTTATCTATACATGTTTGCAGATAACGTTGAAGATGTGGTAGGTCACTTTACTTTTTTCTTTTTATTTTTTCTCTTTGGACTGATTGGAAATTTGACTTACTTTTTTTTCCATACAAATTCAATTTTACCAGTGATCGGAACATCTGCCGTAGTTTCTGGTTTTTTAGGAATGTACTATGTATTTTTTCCAAATGTAAAAAGTACAATGGTATTTGAGAAAGTCAGCCTAAACAATGTTCCAATATTTTTAAGTCTAAGTATATGGATTCTCGTACAAACATATTTGTATTTAGTGGAGTTACATTATGAAGTTCGAAGTACATATATAGGCCAAGTGGTTACTTTTTTTATTGGGATGTTGCTTGCACATGTTTTGGTCCGTAACCAAGTTTTAGACCGACTCGAGCATAATTTACGCATATCAACATTTCAAAACAAAACCGTATTGTGCCCTTCTTGTAACCACCCAATCCCCATTCAGAAATATGGTAGGATCCATTGTAGCACTTGCCAAACAAATTTTTTCTTCGATCGAACAGGAAAAAAATTTTTACCCTAA
- a CDS encoding SLC5 family protein: MITTIDILFFSFTFLLVLGVGMYAGRKESSSNDYFLGGRSLPWWGIAGSLFGTNISANHLVGMLGIGFSVGFAQSHYEFGSIPAIVLLAFVFLPLFRRKKFFTLSQFLQEKFGKETGRIYSAISLILITIQLTGALYIGARSFLPFIQNLGIQISYSELVIWIAFTSTIYTWFGGLKSVVYTDVIQTFLILASGIVLAYLSITRPEVGGIWELLAREETRVDGLSKMSLYLPTNHPTLPWTGALSGLFLLHTFYWNTNQYVVQRTLGGKSLKEARLGILVGGLLKLTVPFFSILTGVAAYQIWASLGETTNIAPDEAFSQLVVLVVPVGYGLIGVILAGLLGAIFSSIDSMLHSAATLFTIDFYKPYFEKNGKTLSDKNEMNSGRIFLLVFSFVVTGFAILLIDPNSKKNFFIELSNQSSHFTPALLVVFLLGILNFQVKTNTICFIILTTPIISLISPYLYSNFAPQTIKLIFGEELNFLHRVFLMFHFALFSLIIISSLQNKLDRRNNHINFTLVDADISHFEKFKSLLSNIPNLYKLFIVIFFSLISLRIQLPEAKSYIAFLGFLLFFLFSCLLTYRIKSPKQTFAALFRKRDEWLYGILLGLTFSFYLWF, from the coding sequence ATGATCACAACGATTGATATCCTCTTTTTTAGTTTTACATTTTTATTGGTACTCGGGGTAGGAATGTATGCGGGTAGAAAAGAATCCTCCTCTAATGATTATTTTTTAGGTGGCAGAAGCCTTCCTTGGTGGGGGATCGCGGGATCCCTATTTGGAACCAATATTTCTGCAAACCACTTGGTTGGGATGCTCGGAATTGGATTTTCCGTCGGGTTCGCCCAGAGCCATTATGAATTTGGTTCCATTCCTGCCATTGTATTATTGGCCTTTGTCTTTTTACCTCTTTTCAGACGAAAAAAGTTTTTTACTCTTTCCCAGTTTTTGCAAGAAAAGTTCGGAAAAGAAACAGGAAGGATCTATTCAGCAATTTCACTCATCCTAATCACGATCCAACTCACTGGAGCCCTTTACATCGGCGCTCGCAGTTTTTTACCATTTATACAAAACTTAGGAATCCAAATTTCTTATTCTGAACTTGTGATTTGGATTGCTTTTACATCTACCATTTACACTTGGTTTGGTGGACTAAAGTCGGTAGTTTATACGGATGTAATCCAAACATTTCTAATTTTAGCTTCTGGAATTGTCCTTGCTTACCTTTCTATCACAAGACCAGAAGTTGGAGGAATTTGGGAATTATTAGCTCGGGAAGAAACAAGGGTTGATGGACTAAGCAAAATGAGTTTGTACCTTCCGACCAATCACCCTACTCTACCTTGGACAGGTGCCTTAAGTGGACTTTTTTTACTACATACTTTTTATTGGAATACAAACCAATATGTCGTACAACGCACATTAGGTGGAAAATCACTTAAAGAAGCAAGACTTGGGATACTTGTGGGAGGTCTTCTAAAACTCACGGTACCATTTTTCTCAATTCTGACTGGTGTAGCAGCATATCAAATATGGGCTTCCCTTGGGGAAACAACAAACATCGCACCGGATGAAGCTTTTTCACAATTGGTGGTCCTAGTTGTGCCAGTTGGTTACGGACTTATTGGAGTGATACTTGCAGGATTACTTGGAGCAATTTTTTCAAGTATTGATTCTATGTTACACTCTGCTGCCACTTTATTCACGATTGATTTCTATAAACCATACTTTGAAAAAAACGGAAAAACTTTATCTGATAAAAATGAAATGAATTCAGGGAGAATTTTTCTTTTAGTATTTTCTTTCGTTGTTACTGGATTTGCCATTTTGCTCATAGATCCCAATTCAAAGAAAAATTTCTTTATCGAACTTTCAAATCAAAGCTCACATTTCACACCAGCATTGCTTGTTGTTTTTTTATTAGGAATATTAAATTTTCAAGTAAAAACAAACACGATTTGTTTCATTATCCTAACAACACCTATCATCTCACTCATTAGTCCCTATTTATATTCAAACTTTGCTCCGCAAACTATCAAACTAATTTTTGGAGAAGAATTGAACTTTCTACATAGAGTATTTCTTATGTTTCATTTCGCATTATTTTCTCTAATCATCATAAGTTCCTTACAAAACAAATTGGATAGAAGAAATAATCATATAAACTTCACTCTTGTTGATGCTGACATATCCCATTTTGAAAAATTCAAATCCTTATTATCCAATATCCCAAACCTATACAAACTTTTTATCGTAATCTTTTTCTCCCTTATTTCCCTCAGAATCCAACTCCCAGAAGCAAAATCTTATATTGCATTTTTGGGATTTCTTTTATTTTTTCTTTTTTCTTGTTTATTGACATATAGGATCAAGTCTCCCAAACAAACGTTTGCTGCCTTATTTCGAAAACGTGACGAATGGTTATACGGAATTTTATTAGGTCTAACGTTTTCCTTTTATCTCTGGTTCTAA